The Eublepharis macularius isolate TG4126 chromosome 8, MPM_Emac_v1.0, whole genome shotgun sequence genome contains a region encoding:
- the LOC129334464 gene encoding RNA-binding protein with multiple splicing 2-like has translation MSYLPKENEHSSNTLEEEVRTLFVSGLPVDIKPRELYLLFRPFTGYEGSLIKLTSKQPVGFVTFDSQAGAEGAKNALNGICFDQENLQTLRLEFAKANTKMAKSKLMDTPNPTNLHPALGTHFIAWGPYDLTSAALSPASPEVWAPYPLHTTELTPAIPHAAFMYPAAATTAAGLYAQSCHLAHVLPLSLVSLWSDVPEMKQLWIAGNPPTVPTFSCGHQTRCLTPVTIFF, from the coding sequence ATGAGCTACCTGCCCAAGGAAAACGAGCACAGCAGCAACACACTCGAGGAAGAGGTACGGACACTCTTTGTCAGTGGACTTCCTGTGGATATCAAGCCAAGAGAGCTCTACCTGCTTTTCCGGCCATTCACGGGTTATGAAGGATCACTTATCAAACTAACATCCAAACAACCAGTAGGCTTTGTTACCTTTGACAGCCAGGCTGGTGCTGAAGGTGCCAAGAATGCCTTGAATGGCATCTGCTTTGACCAGGAGAACCTCCAGACCTTGAGGTTAGAGTTTGCAAAAGCCAACACCAAGATGGCCAAGAGCAAGCTAATGGACACACCGAATCCCACCAACCTGCACCCTGCCCTGGGAACACACTTCATTGCATGGGGCCCTTATGACCTGACCAGTGCTGCCCTGAGCCCAGCATCTCCAGAGGTCTGGGCTCCCTACCCACTCCACACCACAGAGTTAACCCCTGCCATCCCACATGCTGCTTTCATGTacccagctgctgccaccactgctgccggCCTGTACGCTCAGAGCTGCCACTTGGCCcatgtccttcccctctcccttgTCTCTCTATGGAGTGATGTGCCAGAGATGAAGCAGTTGTGGATTGCTGGAAATCCTCCCACTGTCCCAACCTTTTCCTGTGGCCACCAGACAAGATGCCTAACTCCagtaactatttttttttaa